Sequence from the Amphiprion ocellaris isolate individual 3 ecotype Okinawa chromosome 1, ASM2253959v1, whole genome shotgun sequence genome:
TTGTCCTTGTGGTTTTTTGAGCGTTTTGTGTGGTGggtgggagagaaaaaaaaagcagattttcttgGTTCTTTCTCTTTTAAGGGCTGTCTAAGTGGGCAGTCAGCAGGAGAAGCTCTCAGGTCCCAGTGACTCACCTGACAGCCTTCGTGGATCACTCTCCTCATCAAAGCCCACTCACAGCTGTCTAAAGTGGCCTTGTTTCCACCACCTGTCACATATGAATGCGTGGATTATGCAATTTGAGGGCACTTCTTTGTTGAGCTGCAGCTTTCAGTAGACAGCATTTTGCTTTTTCACTGGCGTAATAAGAACAAAAGCAAATCCAACGAGAAATAATCCGGCATTACTGAGATTTGCGTCAGGATTTAGGAGGCTAAAGTGACAatgctgattatttttcttgtttttaataatgGTTATGGTCTTATTTCATGGATGAAATACATTGTTAGACTTGATCTTGATCTTCAACTGCAACCTTCCAATACATGCTCCCAGATACAAGAATATTCAAGACTATTTTGAGATATACAATAAGAAAGACCATTTTCATCAGAaccactgcttttatttttgatactTTCAGTAGTTTGCTGGCGATTTTTGTAACAGAATGTTTGTATATTGTTGCTTAATCATTTTGCTTTTGCGTCTGAAGGAAGGCTTCTTCCATTTTTGTgtgacagaaatattttttcaacCTTATCCTGTCACAACCTCATTCTCTCTGCAGTTGATGGTTCATATCTGGATGTATGGAGTATCTGGCATCACCTAGTGCCAGAAAGAGGAATGGTATAGGCAGTGCATAAATGATCTACCTCCAACTTCATGTGGAGTTTATCAAAGGAAACAATCTAACTTTGGTCTTACTGCATTTTATTgccaaaaagctaaaaataaactatCTCTTTTCCATTTATGTCACCATGAAAGTCCTGgaacattcttttttttgtgtccttgtttgtttttttacattttaatgaagtGCTAAGCAAAACATGAAGTCATAAATTACAGCATGTACCACTAGCAGGGTTACACAACACACATGGATGcttaatacaatgcaaaaaaacaatgtACTCAAAGACACCTGATGAATAAATGGTACAgtgcacaataaaaaaatgcaaatatatttttgataaatgcatcagcaaaaactgacaaagaaaaagtGAATTGGCATTGATGGACAGATGGAAGCTGTCTCTGTAGTTTCACATGTGCAGAACAAACTCCTACACTGGCAGGCAGCTCACTGAtaacaacacagacagacagtatTTAGATCATTTACAAGTGATGATACAATTTATGCtcaaaaagcttctttttttttttggactacGGAGCTGTGATTTTTACCACAACTCCGGCTGTTTCCACATTCCAGATCATGTCTCCACACCACTATTGTATAGACAGATACTCACATacagcatacacacacacacacacacacacactcagtcaaacacacacattcattatTCCAAGGGATCATGAGGCACTACGTAAACCTCTAACACTCCAGTCTTCCCAGCAGTCTGAGGTCTCCCTGGTTCAGTGTACCTGTGTGACACTGAGTTCAGTTTAGTTGTAGTAGATGATCTCTGGTATCTGACCGTCCTCCACTGATGTACCGTTGTTATTTCCAGGTgagctaaaaaagaaaaacgtggTCTTGCTGCCTGTTGCGGATTCCTGGGTCACTTTCTTCAACCCTTTTGTGCCATAATGTGAGTCTGGGCCCTGAGTTGTGAAAGTAAAAACAGGCTATGTGTTAATCCAAAACCTACAAGTTTCAATTTAGAAGATTTATCACGCGCAGTAAGTTGAGACAGACCTTTAAGGTGGCACATGCAGTGTAGCTGACATTAGGTAGGATCTCCACAGGCTCTTTAAACATCACTCGGAAGGTGTTTGCTGTGCCGTCGCAGCTGAAACCTGTGTCATTCTGCCCCAGAGTAATGCGTTTGTCGCTCTCTATGATCTGCAGAACAGGAAAAAGTCTTCACTGAAAGGTGCAAAGCAAAAATCCATTTCATAATTATAACGATGTCAAACACAACGAGCAGTTTAAGAGTTCATCTGTTTGGTGGTGAGTTTCGTGGTTGGCAGCTGGAAGTGTTGATTGCCTCTGAAATCCTTGAGCTGAGCAGCACTtgaaattattttctcaattaagcATTTCTATGAGCATTTTTGCAAGTGCATTACAACATTTGGTAACATGGAGAAGGGAAATGAAGGGCAAAGGCTGGAGGGATTCAACGCAACAAAAAGCTGCCTCTAGAGCCAGtcaggtctttctttctcttgattcccAAAAGAATAAAACCGgccatccattcagaattccagttagAAAAATCGGGGTATCATGCTTGCTTTGTGACAAAGAATGAGGAGACGTGAGGGATGATATGTTAAAAAGGTCCCTGAAAAAGGTCCGTCCATATTGGAACTGTGGGGACGATCCCTACACCAGAAGCTGCTATTTATCATTGTGAGAACTTAAAGTGCTCAAGTGGGAAATGCACGACACCTTCAACTAAAAAATGACACTGTGTGTTTACCATTTAGTAAGTCCAGTTgtcaaaccttttttttctcctatctTAACAAAATTTATCAAAACCTGTATCAGCActgttttttgcttcttttttttttgtttttactacgGAGTATTTTTAAATCAGACTGTTTAAAATATAGTCTTGCAGTTTTGTACCTTTTTAGGCATAAATTGCTGTTTGTACTAATAATTGTACCATTGTTCAAATGTGAACAATTTTGGTTACtgagaaaaaatattcacatttcattttttttttttaaaaagatgatcTCATGTCTGACCAAAAAGCCTAAATATCAACTGCTGATGATATTAGCAGATGATGTGAGCAGTTACCTGTATGTTGACCTGATAGTCAGTGGGTCCGTGTATTGACCCATATAAGCCAAACCCCACTATGGATATTCTTCTATTAACATTGAATCTACAGGggaacaaacagagaaaaagaaaatgaggaaaatgaaacTGTAAGTCAGTTTGTTGTATTTAACGCTAAACCTCCGTCATCTCACCTGATTCTGTCGCTGGTACCACTGTACCCCCATCGACTCTCAACCTGCTGGAATCTATTAATGCTGCACTCCTCCCCCCTGAGGCAGCAGCGAGGCCTGTCAATGTAGTCGACCCGTGGTTTGGGGTTtactgtaaagtgtaaaaacagatttaccaCCTCCCGATCGAACAATATTCCAGACTGGGCAGGCCCTGTTGCACAAGAAAGAATATCAAACTGGTTTCTGTGGTTTGAGTTGTATGGACATCAGGAACATGATGAATATGCGTTGTAATGTCTGAACTAGACAGAACAgtgtagaaaagaaaaatgcaccACAGCAGCATGACAGAcaatttgtatttctgtgatacACTTACCAGCAGCAAACTCTTCAACAGTCATGAGTGGGAAGCGGATGAGCGGCAGGGCTTTTCCCAGAACCTTCTGTTTGTTCTCGGATGTTGGGGGAAGCTGTTGTCTGTAACACTCGGCTTCTGCCCAGCGTACCACCGCTCCAAACAGACGGTTCTCCCTGATGCTGAGAGTGTCTCTTTCTAACACGGCACATAAGGTGTCTACACATACAGATACACAACATATCAAccattacacacacaaacaacctgTACAGAATTAAATATACGGTGAAGAAGACTCACGTACCGAGGTCAATATCAGTAAAGCCCTCTGCGTTTATTGCGTCTGCAGTGCTTTTGTCTATGGTGTCTAAGCAGAGACTGGCAAGTTGAGGCTCATCAAATAACCTTGCCTGTAGTGAAAGCACAAAAGAAATCATTCAAGCATCTACTAGTAAATTTTGATCTTGCATGTGTTGAAGGAGGGttgctgcatttaaaaacatcaaGCAACAACAAGCAAAACATGTTGGGTGAAACAAAATGATTACTGCAAACATTGTCAATACGACCTGAACTGTGAAATCCCAAACTTAAATCTGACAAATCAGGGTTTTGGTGAAAACACTGgagaaaacattagaattatAATTAGGCAAGTAATGGCATTAACCAATAGGAAAACACTGCTGGAAATATGGGTTGGTTTAGGTGGGTTATGGACATCTATTCTTTGTGTCACAGTGATGGACAAGAAGAAAGGCATTTTTATGGAGAGTGGCCTGAAGGCATGgcaaccagcagcagaaaaaaatgctgaaccCAAAGAAATGGCAACATAAACCAAAAATAGAACAGCTAATGTAATAAAAATCCACCCGTCGATGGCTGGAAGATGGTCTGGTGtggacacaaagagagaaaaacagcttcATCCTCCAATAAAAGTGCTGCAATCAGACAGGTGGAAAGAGCAACGCTgaatttctatatattttttcacatattgTTCCCCGGAGGATGTgattaaaaatccaaaacaatctgATACTGAAACCTTGTATTTCTGCCCTGCAGTaaagaaatctgtgttttcataaGGTTTTCTTATTGGTCTGTGAATGATCTGACATTTAACCAGCATTTCTAAAAAGACATGTTGCTGTCAAATGTTAAGGACTTGAGCTTTACATTAAAtatgttaaattaaatgaaattagtAACTTAAACCACTGTACATACTGCACACTTTACATTTCAGATGCTATTCATCACATCTGTAAACTTATCTGCACCtatttatgtcatttgcacatctaagcacactttcatttgcacatttctgtatcacttttgTATATTCTGTAAactttttctttctatattatattttccatattcttattttattctattttattttattgtatgttaCCTTCACTCTATACctgaccctaatattctgtgttgtcttgttgtttatCCCCTTGTTGAAAATCCAGCTGCTCTAACGACAGAATTTCCCTCTATGGATTAAAAAAGTCTAAGTCTAACTTGCATAAAGTAACATTTAAGGCAACAAACCAAATGTACAATTCACACTGTTCACTGCTATTTAGTTTTAATGTCCAGCATGCACTACATACAGTCGAGGCGGCTGAAAATAACCTGAGTGAGAAGCATGAATGCGTTGTCGGCTCTGAGGTGCTTAGTGAGGAACTCGACACAGTGACCCTCCAGCGCGGGGACAGCATATTTCTTAGCTGTGTACAAAGTCGTCATCACAGTCTCTGGACCAATGTGGACCTCGTCAGAATACAGGAACCTGTAGAGAGGAAAACAGGCAAATGAACAATGTGTACAGTTAGATTCCAGGTTGTTATGCAGTATAAATTCTGAACAAGTAAGCCACTGCTTTTTAGGATGACAAATCTTAAAACGTGACATGAATCTGCAGCATGTAGGTGGTGTTAAACCTTGATCTGTCAGTTAGCTTGACTTACTACCAACAGAGATGTTTTACTTCTATtgttaaatgacaaaacatgtttctttgTATATATTCTATAATGAGGCATCTgtttaaaatagttttctggatttgaataattaaaaggctatgcagctttaaaaacttGTGTAAATGGGATTTTGAGCTTTCAATACTGATCAATCTCTTCATTCTTTTcaaaattaatcagttaatcgtTTGGCctatacattttttattgttctatATGACAAACAGTCAAAATATCCATCTAAATATCATACTATACCAAGAACAGCAACAAATCCTTACTAAACAAGCTGGAATATTTGcctaaaaataacttcaaagaTGTCCTGACTATAATAAACgttgctgcttgttttttttttctgttgctacTGAAAAGGCCCACAACACATTGCACTTTTGACCTGGGAGTGTGTACCGATATGTACTGTTAAATG
This genomic interval carries:
- the LOC111567331 gene encoding BTB/POZ domain-containing protein 1 isoform X1, with protein sequence MATGSSGGGGGGLASNHDGQEAASNSAQCGAAAALSNVPASGPPPSASPPVLGLHREPMYNWQATKSSLKERFAFLFNNELLSDVRFIVGKGRQAQRIPAHKFVLAAGSAVFDAMFNGGMATTSAEIELPDVEPAAFLALLRFLYSDEVHIGPETVMTTLYTAKKYAVPALEGHCVEFLTKHLRADNAFMLLTQARLFDEPQLASLCLDTIDKSTADAINAEGFTDIDLDTLCAVLERDTLSIRENRLFGAVVRWAEAECYRQQLPPTSENKQKVLGKALPLIRFPLMTVEEFAAGPAQSGILFDREVVNLFLHFTVNPKPRVDYIDRPRCCLRGEECSINRFQQVESRWGYSGTSDRIRFNVNRRISIVGFGLYGSIHGPTDYQVNIQIIESDKRITLGQNDTGFSCDGTANTFRVMFKEPVEILPNVSYTACATLKGPDSHYGTKGLKKVTQESATGSKTTFFFFSSPGNNNGTSVEDGQIPEIIYYN
- the LOC111567331 gene encoding BTB/POZ domain-containing protein 1 isoform X2, yielding MATGSSGGGGGGLASNHDGQEAASNSAQCGAAAALSNVPASGPPPSASPPVLGLHREPMYNWQATKSSLKERFAFLFNNELLSDVRFIVGKGRQAQRIPAHKFVLAAGSAVFDAMFNGGMATTSAEIELPDVEPAAFLALLRFLYSDEVHIGPETVMTTLYTAKKYAVPALEGHCVEFLTKHLRADNAFMLLTQARLFDEPQLASLCLDTIDKSTADAINAEGFTDIDLDTLCAVLERDTLSIRENRLFGAVVRWAEAECYRQQLPPTSENKQKVLGKALPLIRFPLMTVEEFAAVNPKPRVDYIDRPRCCLRGEECSINRFQQVESRWGYSGTSDRIRFNVNRRISIVGFGLYGSIHGPTDYQVNIQIIESDKRITLGQNDTGFSCDGTANTFRVMFKEPVEILPNVSYTACATLKGPDSHYGTKGLKKVTQESATGSKTTFFFFSSPGNNNGTSVEDGQIPEIIYYN